The window GGTGACGCCGAACTCCCTGCCCACTTCCTCCAGCGTGCGCGGATGCCCGTCGGCCAGCCCGAACCGGAGCTGGATGATGCGCTGCTCGCGGTCCGACAGCGTGGCCAGGATGTCGTCGAGCTGGTCCTGCAGCATGATGAACGCCGCCGCCTCCATGGGCACGACGGCGTCGGCGTCCTCGATGAAGTCACCGAGGTCGGAGTCCTCCTCGCCGATGGGCGACTGCAGGGACACCGGCTCCTGGGCGATGCGCTGGATCTCCACCACGCGCTCGACCGGCAGGTCCATCTCCTTGGCGATCTCCTCGGGGATGGGCTCGCGGCCGAGGTCCTGGTGGAGCTGGCGTTGCACGCGGACGAGTTTGTTGATCGTCTCCACCATGTGCACCGGAATGCGAATGGTGCGGGCCTGGTCGGCTATCGCCCTGGTGATCGCCTGGCGGATCCACCAGGTGGCGTACGTGGAGAACTTGTAGCCCTTGGTGTAGTCGAATTTCTCGACCGCGCGGATGAGGCCGAGGTTGCCCTCCTGGATGAGGTCCAGGAACAGCATTCCGCGCCCCACGTACCGTTTGGCGATCGACACCACGAGCCGCAGGTTGGCCTCGATGAGGCGCTGCTTGGCCCGGGTGCCCTGCCAGACGAGCTCCCTGAACTCCGGGAAGGCCAGGCGCGACACCCCGTTGGCCAGCTTGTCCTCGGCGAACAGGCCGGCTTCGATCGACTTGGCGAGCTCCACCTCCTCTTCGGCCGTCAGCAGGGGCACCCGGCCGATCTCCCGCAGGTAGATGCGGACCAGATCGCTGGTCGGGGCCCGCTTGCCCACGTCCTCTTCGTCGGCGCGGGTGGTCTCCTCCTCGCCCTGCGGCTCGAGGACCTCCACACCGTTCTCGGCGAGCATCCGCACGACGCGTTCCAGCGCGTCGGACGGCAGCTCGGATCGGTCAAGCGCGGCTGCGACGTCATCGACGGTTACGCTTCCGCGCTCCCTTCCCTTCGCGACGAGGTCCGCCACCTGGTCGACAGATGGCGGTCCGCTTGGCAGCACCGATGCACCCACGGGAGACAGTCTGCAGTATTGCTTCCATAAAATGGCAGACCCATTTTTGTCACCGAAGGTAAGGCCACGGTCTTACCGAATTGAGATCCATTAAAGGTTTAGCCGGAGTTTGATCAGGAAAGAAAAGTCCATTACGCGAATGGGGATCGGCGCGAACCGGCGCGCCCGCCGACGCGCGCGGCCGGTCGCAGGCCGCCGCCTGCCCGGACCGCGTGACGACGCGTGGCGAACGGGCCCATGACCCTCGCGAATAACATTTCGCGATCTCGGGTGCCGCCGCGGCGCCGAAATGGCGCCGGGACCGGTGTCACGACAGGCGCTGGGCCTTGCCGAGCACCCGCTGCGCCACCACCACCAGGGCCAGGACGGCGCCGCTGACCACCGGCTGGACGGCCGGGGTCAGGTTGCCCACCTGGTTGATGAGGCTCTGGATCACACCCGGCAGCAGCACTCCGGTGACGGTGCCGGTGATGCCGCCCGCTCCCCCGGTCAGCAGGGTGCCGCCGATCACCACGGCGGCGATGGCGTCGAGATCGAGGCCGATGCCGAGGATGGTGACGCCGGAGGGTCATCGGCTCGCACGCTCCCTCATGGCGTAGACCGTGGCCAGCAGCCCGGAGACCACGTAGACGGCCAGCAGCACCCGCCGCGCCGGAGCCCGGACAGCTCGCTGGCCGAGCGGTTGCCGCCGACCGCCACGCCGGCCGAAATCCCGCCTCGGTCGGCGTGATCACTTGAGGCTGCAAAGGTGGCGAACTGGTTCGTGGACGGAAGCCCACCGCTATGCCGACAACGGGAACCTATGGTCCACCGAAACGTTCTAACATGCAGACCGACACGAGGAGATCTGCGTTGACAGACCTGTTCCAGTACCTCCCGCTGCTGTTCGTGGCGTTTGGATTAGTGATCATTCTGGTCTCGATCAGAGGAATCATCAACGGAAGGCGGTTCGTACGGCAGGCGCAGCGGGTGCAAGGCGTGGTCAGCGATGTCCGGACCAGGTTCGCGGGACAGGGCGAGCACTTGAGGGCGAACCAGTGGCCGATCCTGACCTTCACGACCCTGGCGGGGCAGGAGATCACCACCGAGGCGGCGACCGCCTCCCGCCTTGGCATCGGCCATGAGACCGAGGTGCTCTACGACCCGCAGGACCCGACCACGGCCGTGTCCGCGGAGAACGCAGGCGGCAGCTACGGCGGCATAATCGTCGGGCTCATCGCGGTCGTGATCGGCGTGGTCTTCTTCTTCGGCTTCTGGGACGGCGGCAGTGAAAGCGGGTGCGAGATCCAGCGCCCCGATGGCTCCTTCGAGAGCGTCGCCTGCCCGCCCGGCATCGGAATCGGCGGATGACTTGCCTCCAGCCGCGGACTGAGTGCCGCCTCAGGCCACGATTGTCCTTTCGACGATCCTGCACAGGCGCTCGTCTTCGGCGTGGCGGTTGCGCCAGTCGATGTAACGGCGAATGCCGATCTGGGGCGCATACAGACTGCGCAGGTAGTGGCAGAACTTCAGGAGCTCGCCGTGTCGCTTGCGCTTCTTGATGTGCCCGTAGATCTTGCTCAGTTGGCGTAGCGCACGAAACAGGGCGCACCCGAACCGCTGCGGCGCTAGCTGCCCGCGGCGCGCTCGCGGAGGACCTTGCGCTGCTGCTCGAGACCCAGCAGCTCGCCGAACAGCCTCCGGTGCTCCTGCGGCTCCTCCACCGGGTTGAGCCGCTGCAGCCTCGACTTGATCTGCGCGATGGCCCGGTCGACCGCGACGGCCTCGATCGCGGCGAGCATGGCCGCGCCGTAGCGCTCCTCGACATGCGACTCGGCCTGGATCGCCTCCACCGCGAACCGCGTCACCAGCACCCGCGTCGCCTCGTCGGGGGCGTGCTCCAGCAGCCGATCGACCCACTCGCGCCCGCCGTGCCCGGCCGCCGCCGTGCCGCCCGCCTCGGCGATCACCTTGTGCAGCGTAACGTGGTCGGGCACGGTGAAGGCCTGCGGGTCGAGCGCGTCGAAGCGCGGCCCGAGCAGCGCCGGCCGCTGCACGGCGAGCTTGAGCAGCTCACCCTCGACCCGCACGTTGGGGTCCACCGGCGCGGCCCGCGGGGCGCGCTGGGGCCGGCCCTGCTGGGTGTTGGCCACGTCGGCGATGCGCTGCATGACGAACCGCTCGTCCATGAACCCGAGCCACCGGTCGAGGTCGACGGCGTAGCGCTTGCGCAGGCCGGCGTCCTTGATGCCGGCCACGATCGGCGCCGCCGCGTCGAGCGCCGCGATCTTGCCTTCGTTGCTGCGCAGGTCGTAGCGGTTGATCGTGCTGCGGATGGCGAACTGGAACAGCGGCTCGCGGCTGGCGATGAGGTCGCGCACGGCCGCGTCGCCCTGCTTGATCCGCAGGTCGCACGGGTCGAGCCCGTCTCCCTGCACCGCCACGTAGGTCTGGGTGACGAACTTCTGCTCGTCGGCGAAGGCCCGCAGGGCCGCCTTCTGGCCGGCCGCGTCGCCGTCGAAGGTGAAGATCACCTCGCCCCGGAACTCGGCCTGGTCGAGCAGGAAGCGCCGCAGGATCTTGATGTGCTCCTCGCCGAACGAGGTGCCGCACGTGGCCACCGCCGTCGGCACGCCCGCGAGGTGGCACGCCATCACGTCCGTGTAGCCCTCGACGATCACCGCCTGGGAGCGCCGGGAGATCTCGCGCTTGGCCAGGTCGATGCCGTAGAGCACCTGGCTCTTCTTGTAGAGCGGCGAATCCGGCGTGTTGAGGTATTTGGGGCCGTCGTCGGAGTCGAGCAGCTTGCGCGCCCCGAAGCCGATCACGTCGCCCGTGGCGTCACGGATCGGCCAGATCAGCCGCCCGCGGAACCGGTCGATCGGCCCCCGCCGGCCCTCCCTGACCAGCCCGCCCTTGATCAGCTCCTCGGCGGTGAACCCGCGGCCCATGAGGTGGCGGGCCAGCACCTCCCACTCGGCCGGGGCGTAGCCCACCCCGAACGCCTCGGCGTCGGCCCGCTCGAAACCCCGCTCGGACAGGAACCGGCGCCCGGCCGCGGCGTCGGGCTTCATCAGCCGGTCGGCGTAGAACTCGGCGGCCACCCGGTGCGCCTCGATCAGCCGGGCCCGCTCGCCGTGGTCGCGCCGCGGCACGTAGCCGCCCTGCTCGTACTGGAGCTGGATGCCCGCCCGCTGTGCCAGCCGCTCGACGGCCTCGCCGAACGACAGGTGCTCGATCTTCTCGACGAACGTGATCACGTCGCCGCCCTCGGAGCAGCCGAAGCAGAAGTACATCCCCCGCTCGGGCGTGACGTTGAAGGACGGGCTCTTCTCGTCGTGGAAGGGGCACAGGCCCTTGAGGTTTCCGCCGCCGGCGTTGCGCAGCTGGATGTGCTCGCCGATGACCTCGGCGATGGGGGATCGCTCGCGTACGAGCGCGATGTCGACGTCACGGATGCGGCCAGCCACGCCGTGAGTCTATTGCGGCGGACCGACACTCCCCACCCCGTCGCCCCGCACCCTCGGGAAAGGGTGATATCACCTCAGTCGCGCGAAACCGGGAAAACGTGTCCAGCCTGTTGCCCGGTCGGCTACAAAGGTAAAGCCTGCGGTGGATACGGTGACACGGGTGGAGATCATGCGATCGGGGCCTTGGGGACGACGGGCTGCCGTGGCGTGCGCGCTTGCGCTGACCAGCGCCTGCTCGCAACAGGTCGGGGCGGCGGGGGTCAGCGCCGAGTCGCCGGTGTCCGGCCCGCCGACCGGCGCCACGCCCGTCGTCACGGCGACGATCCCCGAGCCCGGCGCCTCGGGGCAGGACCACGCCGAGGAGGCGCCCGCGGAGAAGGTCGAGGCGCCCGAGGGCGGCTCGCCGGTCAAGGTGCCGCCGCCGAAACTGTCGGCTTACACCTACACCTTCCCGGTGCAGGGGTGCCGGGTCAGCTACCAGCGCAGGCTGCTGGTGCTGCCCAAGACGACGATCTGGGCCGGCAAGGGGTGCGCGTTCGTGGCGCCCGTCAGCGGCGTGGTGGACGAGGTCAACACCGGCAACAAGTGGCTGCCGTCCACCGATGCGGGTCCCGATCGCGAGGGCAGGTTCGTCACGATCATCGGTGACGACGGCGTGCGCTACCTGGGCGGCCACCTCGACTCGGTCGCCGACGGCGTCAAGCCGGGCGCGCGGGTCGCCGGGGGGCAGCTCCTCGGCCGGGTGGGGACGTCCGGCAACGCCCGCAGCACCGGCCCCAACCTCTACTTCGCGATCTCGTGGAAGACGGGGTCGCGCTACTGGTGGGTACGCCGCGGCATGGTGAACCCGTGGAGCTACCTCGACGCGTGGCTGTCGGGCAACCGGACCCTGTCCCCGCGCGAGGAGACGCTGGCGCTGCGCGCCCGGGTGGGCGAGACGCCGCGCTGCACGGTCCAGTGCTCGGCGAAGAAGAAGCCGGTCCAGCCACGGGAGGAGCCCGAGCAGGAGGACCCGCCGGTGGTGATCACCCTCACCCCGTCCTGACCGCCCTCCGCGCCCCCGGTCCCGACCCCGCCCGACCTCGACCGCCCCCGGTCCCGACCCCGCCCGACCTCGACCGCCCCCGGCTTCCCCGGTCTGACGTCCGCCGTCCTGGACCGGGCCTGCGCCGGGCGCGGTCAGCCGGACAGGCGGCGGTGCCAGGCGACTGCCGAGGTGTCGGTCAGCGAGGCGATCTGGTCGATGACGACCCGGACCCGGGCCGCGTCGCCGGCCGCCTCCAGGTAGGCCGGCCGGAAGGCCGGCTCCAGCGTGTCCGGCGCGCCGAGGGTGATCAGGGAGGCCAGCTCGGTGATGAGCTCCCGCTGTCTGGCCTGTTTGGCGTGGTGGTGGTCGGTGGTCATGACGAAGTGGGCCGTGATGCCCTTGAGCACCGCGCACTCCATCTTGGTCGAGCGGGGCACGACCAGGTCGACACGGTGGCGCGGCCCGTAGGCGTCCTTGGTGGCGGTCTGCGCCGACCGGCAGAACCGGCCGATGAGGCCGCTGGTGAGGGCCTTGACGGCGGCGAGGTCCGCGAGCGTGGCCCCGTAGGCGCGCGGCCACAGCGGGTCGGCGACCAGCCGGGCGAAGGCCTCCTCCAGCTCGGCGGGGGCGGCGTCGGAGGCGTACCAGACACGGGCCAGCTCGCACACCTGCCTGCGCTCGTCCGGCGAGCGCAGCGCCTCGGGGGTGACCTGACCGGTGTGGAAGGCGTCCTCCAGGTCGTGCACCGAGTAGGCCACGTCGTCGGCCCAGTCCATGATCTGCGCCTCGAAGCTGACCCGGCCGGGCGGCGCGCCGTCCCTGATCCACGCGAAGACGGGCAGGTCGTCGTCGTACACACCGAACTTGGGCGACGTCTCGCAGGTCCAGGGGTACTTGATGGAGGCGTCGAGGGCGGCGCGGGTGAGGTTGAGCCCCGCGCTGCGGCCGTCCTCGGTGATCACCTTGGCCTCGAGCCGGGTGAGCAGCCGCAGGCTCTGCGCGTTGCCCTCGAAGCCGCCGCAGGTGCCGGCCAGCTCGTTGAGGGCGACCTCGCCGTTGTGCCCGAACGGCGGGTGTCCCAGGTCGTGGGCCAGGCAGGCCGTCTCGACCAGGTCGGGGTCGACGCCGAGGGTGGCGCCCATCTCGCGGCCGACCTGGGCGCACTCGAGGGAGTGGGTGAGCCGGGTGCGCGGGATGTGCTGGCCGCCGCCCAGCGTCTCGCCGGGGCCGACGACCTGCGTCTTGGCGGCGAGCCGGCGCAGGGCGGCGCTGTGCAGGACCCGGGCGCGGTCACGCTCGAAGGCGCCCCGCTCGGGGTTGCCCGGGGGCTCCGGCACCCATCGTGCCTCGTCGTGATCGTCATAGCGGGCCATAAGTGCACTGATTTTATCCACTTTCCGGTCTCCGCTAGTGTCAAGTGCCGCGAGAACCGTTCGGAGAATCTCAGTGATCCTCTTGCCTGATTCATCGGCATCTGCCTCGATTGCTCGAGGTCCTACGTCGCCTCCACAGGCGTTTAGCGTCTCCGGGGAACTGCCCGGCGACGTGGAGTTAGGCCGCTTCCTGCTCGAGGTTCATGGCGTTGAGCAGGTTGCGGGCGGCGTTGACGTCGCGGTCGTGCTCGAGACCGCACCCGCACGTCCATGTCCGGTCGGCAAGGGTCAACTCCCGGTTGATGGTTCCGCAGCCGCCGCACAGTCTCGAGGAGGGGAACCAGCGGTCGGCCGCCCACACGCTCGATCCGTACCACTCCGTCTTGTACGCGAGTCGGCGGAAGAGCTCGCCGAACCCGAGATCGGAGATGGCGGGGCTGCGGTTGGCGACCATGCCGGTGACGTTCAGGGTTTCGACGGCGATGGCCCGCTTGGATCTCGCGAGCATCGTCGTCGTCTTGTGCAGGAAGTCGGCCCGCTGGTTGGCCACCTCGAGATGCACTTCGGCCAGACGCCGGACGGCTTTGGCCCGGTTGCTCGAGCCGAGATGCTTCCTCGAGACCGCCTTGCCCGCCTTGCGCAGCTTACGGAGCGCGGCCTTGAGCGGCTTCGGGGCGTGCAGTTCGGGGACGGTGCCGTCGTCGTCCACGATCGTCGCGGACGTCTTGACCCCGACGTCGATCCCGCACGAAGGAGCGTCGCTCGAGACCGCACGGCCCGACAAGCCCGCGTGCTGAGCGAGACGGGCCCGCTGCTCGAGCGTCGGAGCCAACTCGACGCGGTAGCCCTGCCGGTCGGTCACGTGACCTCCTGTGCGGCGCGCAGGGCGGCTTTGGCGCGACGTGTGGCCGATCGCCGACCGTACAGGCGGGCGCAGAACGAGGTGAGGACTTCGGTCATGTCCCGCACAAGGTCAGCGTCCACTTCGGCGTCGTCAATGACGACGATGCGGCGTCCATTCGCCTCGAGCGCGGCCGACAGCTGCTCGAGCCCGAACCGGGCAAGCCGGTCACGGTGCTCGACCACGATCACCGACACGGACGGGTCACGCAACAGTCGGGCCAGTTTCGGCCGCCTGCCGTTCAACCCGGACCCGACCTCGGTGACCACTTCGGCGACGGTCAGTCCTATGCCGGTGGCGGCGGTGACGACCCGACCGGCCTGCCGCTCGAGATCGGCCTTCTGGTCGGCGCTGGAGACGCGGCAGTACGCCACCATCCGGCCGCTTGGTTCGGCGGACTGCTCGAGCACCAGGTATCGACCGGTCGCGGTTTTGCTGACCGGGACCGGCATCGTCCCGTCCCGCGCCCACTTCCAGGCGGTCTGGTAGTGGACGCCGTTCCGCTTGGCCCACTCGGAGAGCTTCACACGGGCAGATGAAAATTGAGAAACACTGATGATTTCGGTAGCAGCTGACAACCCCCTTCCCCGGGAGCCCTCCTCCATGACGACAGCGTTGCGCGCCGTGCTGGCTTTCGCGTTGCTGGCCGGTTTCTACGTGCTGGTGGCCCTGGTCGTCTGCGCGGCGATCCTGCTGGACGTGCTGATGGTCGTCGACTTCCACGCGAACGCGGTGAAGGCGGCGACCTCGCTCACCCTGGCGGCCGTGGCCCTGGTGTACGCCCTGATCATGGTCAGCAGGCGCCGGGGCGGCGAGGAGCCGGGCGTGCCGGTCACCCGCGAGCAGGAGCCCGTGCTCTGGCAGACGGTCGAGGACCTGGCCCGGCGGGTGCGCACGGCCCCGCCGGACGAGATCCGCCTGGTCGCGGAGGTGAACGCGGCCGTCGCGGAGGACACCCGCTTCCTCGGGCTGAAGGCCACCCGGCGGCGCATGTTCATCGGCCTGCCGCTGCTGCAGACGCTCACCATGGACGAGATGCGGGCGGTCCTCGGCCACGAGCTGGGCCACTACAGCGGCGCGCACACCCGCCTGGGCGCGCCGGTCTACCGGGGCCGGGTGGCGCTCGTCGCGACCGTCCAGAGCCTCGGCGGCCACGCGTTCGTCCGCCTGCTGTTCACCTGGTACGCCAAGCTCTACCTACGAGTCTCCCAGGCCGTGTCGCGCCGGCAGGAGCTGGAGGCGGACGCGCTCGCCGTCGCCATCGGCGGCCGGCAGGCCACGGCCCAGGCGCTCCGCAAGATCAACGACACGGCGATCGCCTGGGCCCTGTACGTCCAGAACTACCTGGCACTGGCCGGTGCCGACGGGTGCCGCCCCGCGACCGTCTTCAACGGCTTCCACGCGCTGCTGAACGACCCGGCCCGGCAGGCGGAGATCGCCCGGCTGGCCGGCGAGCCGGACGAGTCCTCGCCGTACGACTCGCATCCGGCCCTGGCCGACCGGCTCGCCGCGATCGAGGTGCTGCCGGAGCCCGCGCAGGTGCCCGACCCGCGCCCGGCGCAGACGCTGCTGCGCGACCCGGCCCAGGCGGCCCAGGCGGTGGAGAGGTCGATGTGGACGCCGGAGGCGCTGACGAAGCTGCGGCCGGCGCCGTGGGAGCACATCGTGGCCACGGCCATGTACACCGCGCGCAACGCCGAGCCGCTGCGCGACCTGGCCCTTGCGGGGCAGCGGGTGGTGGGCGCGAGCAGGCCGTACCTGGACGCGGCCTTCGAGGCGATCGCCCGGGGCCGGCAGGCGGAGCTGGCCGCGCGGCTGGCCGAGCTGGGCTGGAGCGCCTCCGACGACCTGCTGGCCGGGGTGCTGGGCCGGGCGCTGGAGGGGGTGCTGATCGAGCACGGGCAGGCCCGGTGGACCCTGTCCTGGTCGGGGCCGGCGCGGCTGCTGTTCGACGACGGGGAGGAGGTCGCGCTGGCCGAGTACGCCGCCCAGGTGGCGGCCAACCCGCCGGCCGTGCCGGGGCTGCGCAACTGGCTGGGCGACCTGGGCGTGCGCCACGACTACGTGCCGGTTCCCGAGGAGGACCGGCGCGCCTCCCCCGTCGGCTGACACGGGCGTCGCGCGGCTGCCGGGCTCCCGGAGACCGCCGGGGGTCCGCGGATGCGTGCCTGCCGAGGTAGCGGCGTCGCCCACGGGGAACGGTGCTGCCATGGACCTGTTTCCCGTCATGGCGCTGTCCGAGTGGCAGGGCACCAAGGCGACCCTGCACCGCTTCTGCCAGATCGTCGGCAAGATCCGGCTGGAGTCGGCGGTCCGGCGCAACCACTGGTGGAACGCGCCGTTCCACCTCACCGGGCGCGGCATCACCACGCGCCCGATGGGTCAGGCCGACGGCAACCCGATCTTCACCATCGATTTCGACTTCGTCGCCCACCGGCTGGTCGTGACCAGGCTGGACGGGCGGGAGGTGTCGTTCCCGCTGTACGGCCTGTCGGTCGCCGCCTTCTTCGACGCCACCATGCGGGCGCTGGCCGACCTGGGCATCCGGGTGGAGCTGCCCGTGCCGCGGCCGTTCGACCTGCCCGACGCCGACCGGCCGTTCGCCGACGACACCGAGCACGCGGCCTACGACCCGGTCCTGGTCACCCGCTACTGGCAGGTGCTCAGCCAGGTCAACCTGCTGCTGGAGGAGTTCGCCGCGGAGTTCGCCGGCAAGATCAGCCCGGTGCACCACTTCTGGCACACCTTCGACATCGCCTGCACCCGCTTCGGCGAACGCCGGATCGACCAGCCGCCGGAGGCCGACCCGGTGACGCGGGAGGCCTACTCGCGCGAGGTGATCAGCTCCGGCTTCTGGTTCGGCGACGACGCCTTCCCCGAGCCGGCGTTCTACTCCTACACCGCTCCCGAGCCGGCCGGCCTCGACCGCGAGCCGCTGGAACCGGCGGCGGCGCGGTGGATCACGCAGCGGGGCGGCCACCTGGCCGTGCTGCGCCACGCCGACGCGCGCGCGGCGGCCGACCCGCGGGCCGCCGTGCTCGCCTTCTACGACAGCGCCTACCGGGCCGGGGCCGGGCTCGCCGGCTGGGACGTCGCGCGGCTCGCCTGCCCCGGCGGGGTCACCGACCCCCTGGCCGCGTCACCGGCCGCCGGAGAGCGCGTCTAGCGGGTGTCGCACTCGTTGTCGCTGAGGGCCGCCCGCGCCGCCTCCAGACGGGCGACGGGGATGCGGAACGGCGAGCAGGAGACGTAGTCGAGCCCCGCGTCGTGGCAGAAGTGCACCGAGTCGGGGTCGCCGCCGTGCTCGCCGCAGATGCCCACCTTGAGGTCGGGACGTACCGCGCGTCCCTCGTCGGTGGCGAGCCGGACCAGGCGGCCGACGCCGTCGCGGTCGAGCGTCTCGAACGGCGAGACGCCGAAGATGCCCAGCTCCAGGTAGCGGGAGAAGAACGCGGCCTCGACGTCGTCGCGGGAGAAGCCCCACGCCATCTGGGTCAGGTCGTTGGTGCCGAAGGAGAAGAACTGGGCGGCCTCGGCGACCTGGCCGGCGGTGACCGCCGCCCGGGGCGTCTCGATCATGGTGCCGATGAGGGCGTCCACGCCCACCTCGGCCAGGATCGCGGCGGCCTCCTCGCGGACGACCTCCAGCTCCTGGACCGCGGCCACCAGCGGGATCATGATCTCGGGCCTGGCGCCGGGCACCTCCTTGGCGGCCTGGGCGATGGCCCGTACCTGCATGGCGAACAGACCGGGGATCACCAGGCCGAGCCGTACGCCGCGCAGGCCGAGCATGGGGTTCTGCTCGTGCAGCCGCTTGACGGCGGCCAGCAGCCTGCGGTCCTTGTCCGACACCTCGCCGGAGCCGGCCTCGGCCAGCGCGACCTTGACGGACAGGTCGGTCAGGTCGGGCAGGAACTCGTGCAGCGGCGGGTCGATGAGGCGCACCGTGACCGGCCGGCCGTCCATCGCCTGGAAGATGCCGACGAAGTCGGCCTTCTGCAGCGGCTCCAGCGCGTCCAGCGCCGCCTGCCGCTCGGCGTCGCCGGAGGCGAGCACAAGGTCCTCGACGAGCTGGCGGCGCTCGCCCAGGAACATGTGCTCGGTACGGCACAGCCCGATCC is drawn from Nonomuraea muscovyensis and contains these coding sequences:
- a CDS encoding DUF3592 domain-containing protein; translation: MTDLFQYLPLLFVAFGLVIILVSIRGIINGRRFVRQAQRVQGVVSDVRTRFAGQGEHLRANQWPILTFTTLAGQEITTEAATASRLGIGHETEVLYDPQDPTTAVSAENAGGSYGGIIVGLIAVVIGVVFFFGFWDGGSESGCEIQRPDGSFESVACPPGIGIGG
- a CDS encoding IS607 family transposase — translated: MKLSEWAKRNGVHYQTAWKWARDGTMPVPVSKTATGRYLVLEQSAEPSGRMVAYCRVSSADQKADLERQAGRVVTAATGIGLTVAEVVTEVGSGLNGRRPKLARLLRDPSVSVIVVEHRDRLARFGLEQLSAALEANGRRIVVIDDAEVDADLVRDMTEVLTSFCARLYGRRSATRRAKAALRAAQEVT
- a CDS encoding RNA-guided endonuclease InsQ/TnpB family protein, producing MTDRQGYRVELAPTLEQRARLAQHAGLSGRAVSSDAPSCGIDVGVKTSATIVDDDGTVPELHAPKPLKAALRKLRKAGKAVSRKHLGSSNRAKAVRRLAEVHLEVANQRADFLHKTTTMLARSKRAIAVETLNVTGMVANRSPAISDLGFGELFRRLAYKTEWYGSSVWAADRWFPSSRLCGGCGTINRELTLADRTWTCGCGLEHDRDVNAARNLLNAMNLEQEAA
- a CDS encoding deoxyguanosinetriphosphate triphosphohydrolase encodes the protein MARYDDHDEARWVPEPPGNPERGAFERDRARVLHSAALRRLAAKTQVVGPGETLGGGQHIPRTRLTHSLECAQVGREMGATLGVDPDLVETACLAHDLGHPPFGHNGEVALNELAGTCGGFEGNAQSLRLLTRLEAKVITEDGRSAGLNLTRAALDASIKYPWTCETSPKFGVYDDDLPVFAWIRDGAPPGRVSFEAQIMDWADDVAYSVHDLEDAFHTGQVTPEALRSPDERRQVCELARVWYASDAAPAELEEAFARLVADPLWPRAYGATLADLAAVKALTSGLIGRFCRSAQTATKDAYGPRHRVDLVVPRSTKMECAVLKGITAHFVMTTDHHHAKQARQRELITELASLITLGAPDTLEPAFRPAYLEAAGDAARVRVVIDQIASLTDTSAVAWHRRLSG
- a CDS encoding DUF5996 family protein; translated protein: MDLFPVMALSEWQGTKATLHRFCQIVGKIRLESAVRRNHWWNAPFHLTGRGITTRPMGQADGNPIFTIDFDFVAHRLVVTRLDGREVSFPLYGLSVAAFFDATMRALADLGIRVELPVPRPFDLPDADRPFADDTEHAAYDPVLVTRYWQVLSQVNLLLEEFAAEFAGKISPVHHFWHTFDIACTRFGERRIDQPPEADPVTREAYSREVISSGFWFGDDAFPEPAFYSYTAPEPAGLDREPLEPAAARWITQRGGHLAVLRHADARAAADPRAAVLAFYDSAYRAGAGLAGWDVARLACPGGVTDPLAASPAAGERV
- a CDS encoding M23 family metallopeptidase codes for the protein MACALALTSACSQQVGAAGVSAESPVSGPPTGATPVVTATIPEPGASGQDHAEEAPAEKVEAPEGGSPVKVPPPKLSAYTYTFPVQGCRVSYQRRLLVLPKTTIWAGKGCAFVAPVSGVVDEVNTGNKWLPSTDAGPDREGRFVTIIGDDGVRYLGGHLDSVADGVKPGARVAGGQLLGRVGTSGNARSTGPNLYFAISWKTGSRYWWVRRGMVNPWSYLDAWLSGNRTLSPREETLALRARVGETPRCTVQCSAKKKPVQPREEPEQEDPPVVITLTPS
- a CDS encoding M48 family metallopeptidase encodes the protein MTTALRAVLAFALLAGFYVLVALVVCAAILLDVLMVVDFHANAVKAATSLTLAAVALVYALIMVSRRRGGEEPGVPVTREQEPVLWQTVEDLARRVRTAPPDEIRLVAEVNAAVAEDTRFLGLKATRRRMFIGLPLLQTLTMDEMRAVLGHELGHYSGAHTRLGAPVYRGRVALVATVQSLGGHAFVRLLFTWYAKLYLRVSQAVSRRQELEADALAVAIGGRQATAQALRKINDTAIAWALYVQNYLALAGADGCRPATVFNGFHALLNDPARQAEIARLAGEPDESSPYDSHPALADRLAAIEVLPEPAQVPDPRPAQTLLRDPAQAAQAVERSMWTPEALTKLRPAPWEHIVATAMYTARNAEPLRDLALAGQRVVGASRPYLDAAFEAIARGRQAELAARLAELGWSASDDLLAGVLGRALEGVLIEHGQARWTLSWSGPARLLFDDGEEVALAEYAAQVAANPPAVPGLRNWLGDLGVRHDYVPVPEEDRRASPVG
- the dnaG gene encoding DNA primase; this encodes MAGRIRDVDIALVRERSPIAEVIGEHIQLRNAGGGNLKGLCPFHDEKSPSFNVTPERGMYFCFGCSEGGDVITFVEKIEHLSFGEAVERLAQRAGIQLQYEQGGYVPRRDHGERARLIEAHRVAAEFYADRLMKPDAAAGRRFLSERGFERADAEAFGVGYAPAEWEVLARHLMGRGFTAEELIKGGLVREGRRGPIDRFRGRLIWPIRDATGDVIGFGARKLLDSDDGPKYLNTPDSPLYKKSQVLYGIDLAKREISRRSQAVIVEGYTDVMACHLAGVPTAVATCGTSFGEEHIKILRRFLLDQAEFRGEVIFTFDGDAAGQKAALRAFADEQKFVTQTYVAVQGDGLDPCDLRIKQGDAAVRDLIASREPLFQFAIRSTINRYDLRSNEGKIAALDAAAPIVAGIKDAGLRKRYAVDLDRWLGFMDERFVMQRIADVANTQQGRPQRAPRAAPVDPNVRVEGELLKLAVQRPALLGPRFDALDPQAFTVPDHVTLHKVIAEAGGTAAAGHGGREWVDRLLEHAPDEATRVLVTRFAVEAIQAESHVEERYGAAMLAAIEAVAVDRAIAQIKSRLQRLNPVEEPQEHRRLFGELLGLEQQRKVLRERAAGS
- the rpoD gene encoding RNA polymerase sigma factor RpoD yields the protein MADLVAKGRERGSVTVDDVAAALDRSELPSDALERVVRMLAENGVEVLEPQGEEETTRADEEDVGKRAPTSDLVRIYLREIGRVPLLTAEEEVELAKSIEAGLFAEDKLANGVSRLAFPEFRELVWQGTRAKQRLIEANLRLVVSIAKRYVGRGMLFLDLIQEGNLGLIRAVEKFDYTKGYKFSTYATWWIRQAITRAIADQARTIRIPVHMVETINKLVRVQRQLHQDLGREPIPEEIAKEMDLPVERVVEIQRIAQEPVSLQSPIGEEDSDLGDFIEDADAVVPMEAAAFIMLQDQLDDILATLSDREQRIIQLRFGLADGHPRTLEEVGREFGVTRERIRQIESKTLAKLRHPTRAQMLRDYLD